The Streptomyces sp. NBC_00102 genome segment GACGGCTGGGACTTCTCCTGGCTGGACGGACGGGCGACCGAGCAGCGCCCCTCGTGGGGGTACGCCCGTGCCATGGCCGACCGGCTCGGGCGGGCCACCGCGGCGCTGGACATCCAGACCGGCGGCGGAGAGGTGCTCGCCTCGGCCCCCGTTCTTCCACCGCTCATGGTGGCCACCGAGTCCTGGCCGCCGAACGTGGCCCGCGCCACCGGTCTGCTCCATCCGCGCGGGGCGGTCGTGGTGGTGGACTCCGACGAGCCGCCGCTGCCGTTCGGGGACGGCGCCTTCGACCTGGTGGTCAGCCGTCACCCGGTGACCACGTGGTGGCAGGAGATCGCCCGGGTGCTCGCCCCGGGCGGTACGTACTTCTCCCAGCAGGTCGGCCGGGCGAGCGTCTTCGAGCTCGTCGAGCACTTCCGTCCGCTGCCGCCCTCGGCGTACGAGGCCCGCGACCCCGAGCGGGCGCGCGCCGACGCCGAAGCGGCAGGACTCGTGGTGACCGACCTCCGGTCGGAGTCGCTGCACACCGCGTTCTTCGACATCGGGGCCGTCGTCTACTTTCTCCGCAAGGTCGTCTGGATGGTTCCGGGCTTCACCGTCGACGCCTACCGGCCGCAACTGGAGTCGCTGCACCGGCGGATCGAGACCGAGGGGCCGTTCACCGCCCGCACCACGCGTTTCCTCATCGAGGCACGCAGGCCGACAGGCCACCCGCACAACAGCTTTGGGTGAGGAATTCATTAACCTCCCTCCCCCCGAGCCGTCTTGTGCCGCACAGTGCGATCCTGGACGAATCCTACGGAGAGAGGGAGCGTGGCGTGGGGAGCGAGCAGTCCGGGGGGACGGCTGGCCGGCACCGCTCGGGCAGATCCGACTGGCTCCGGGGCGCCCGGATCATCGGCGTCCACGGCGTCTTCTACCGCCCGGACGGCCGGGCCGGCGGCCCCGAAGCGGTGGAGTTCGTCCTGGACGACGACCGGTCCGTCCTGATGACCTGCGCCAGCGACCGGACGCTCCGTGTGACCGCCGGCACCTGGCCCCGGCTCCCCGAGTGGTGCGTGCCCGCCGGACTCTGGGCGCACGGCCCGCTGAACAGCCTGCCGCCCGCGCCCTACGGGGGACGCTGGACGGTCACCGGGGCCCAGGAGGACCGGGGCGACCACGACGAGGTGCGCGAGGCCGTCATCCACTGCGAGAACGGCGACTTCGTGGTCGTCGCCGGGGACGCGCTCGTCATCCGCTTCCACCCCGCGTGAACGAGCCCGCGCCCTCGGCACGCCCTGCGCCCTCACTGCGCCCCACACGCCCCGGAATGCCGGATTCCCTGCCCGGAACGGAGTCCGGCGAATCCGGAGAGTAGTTGTGGAGTGGCGTGGTGGGCGAGAACGCTCACGAAGGGTTAGGGTGAAGCTCCCCCCCTCGGGCCGGTCCGTATCCCCCCCACGGACCGGCCCGGTTTTTTTGTGCGGCCCCGGCCCGTGCCCCCGGCACGTATCCGTCTCCCCGGCCCGTGCCCCCGGCACGTATCCGTCTCCCCGGCCCGTGCCCCCGGCCCGTGCCCCGCACGTATCCGTCTCCCCGGCGCGTCGTCGTGGCCCCGTCCGGGCGTGGGTCCTCCCGTGTCACCGCGCCACCGGCGCGCGCCCTGTACTCCCCGGAGTCGTCGCACGACACGGTGGTACGAGGGGTCGCGGGCGGCGGGAGAGTGCTCACATTTCTCTGGTTTTCGCGGAGTTGTGACAGACCGGGTTGGGCCCGTGCCGCCTTCCCGCAGTAATGTGACGGCTTCGGGGAATGCCGGCGCGAGGCGCGGCACACGTCCGCGCGGGGCCGTGCGGACATGGCGGCGAACCCCCCACGGGACGGCCCCGTACCCCTGTGACAGGGGCAGGCGGGCCGATGACCCGAACGGAACCGAGAGGGTGAACTCAGTGAACTTGCGCGACCTGGTGTACGGGCTCTACGCACGCCGGGTGGAAGGCCGGCTGGACCACTCGCAGGTGCCGAAGCACATCGGAGTCATCCTCGACGGCAACCGCCGCTGGGCCAAGGCGTCCGGTGGTTCCGCGGTTCAGGGGCACCAGGCCGGTGCGGACAAGATCTCCGAGCTGCTCGGATGGTGCAACGAGACCGACGTCGAGGTCGTCACCCTCTGGCTGCTGTCGACGGACAACTTCGACCGCCCCGAGGCCGAGCTGAAGCCGCTCCTGGGCATCATCGAGAACACCGTGAGCAACCTCGCCGCGGACGGCCGCTGGCGGGTCCACCACGTCGGCACCATGGACCTGCTCCCCGCCCAGACCCAGACCGTCCTCAAGGAGGCGGAGCAGGCCACCGCCGACGTCGACGGAATAATCGTGAACGTCGCGGTCGGCTACGGCGGCCGCCAGGAGATCGCCGACGCCGTCCGCTCCCTCCTCCTGGACCACGCCGACAAGGGCACCACCTTCGAGGAGCTGGCCGAGGTCGTCTCCACCGATCTCATCTCCGAGCACCTCTACACCCGCGGTCAGCCCGACCCCGACCTCGTGATCCGTACGAGCGGGGAGCAGCGCCTCTCCGGATTCATGCTGTGGCAGAGCGCTCACTCCGAGTACTACTTCTGCGAGGTCTTCTGGCCGGCCTTCCGCAAGGTCGACTTCCTGCGGGCGCTGCGGGACTACGCGGCCCGCCACCGCCGCTACGGCGCCTGAGCGGACCGCGCCCGGAAACGCGACCGCACCCGGAAGCAGGACCGCGCCCACTCCTTATATACGTACGCACCACAAACACGTACGCACCACAAACACGTACGCACCACCGCCACGAGGGCGTCCCCGTCGACCGGGGGCGCCCTCGCCGCCGTCCACCGTCCGCCGCCCCGTGGTTGCCACGTGTCCACCTGGGCGCCTCCGGACGGTGGGGCAACCCGTTGCATGGCTTCGGGCGTTCGAGGGAATACCCCTGACAGGTCGACGTCCGGTCATCAACCAGGCGGACGTCGCAGCATGTGGACGGCCCACCGGACCGTCCACCCGGGAGGCCCTTTGCACACGAAGGACCGTACGCACCGTACGGCCGACGCGGAGGGCCGGTGTTCGGCCCGCGCGTGGGGGCCAGAACCCGGTCCGTCCTCTTCCTCCGGGAAGTTCCGCGACGCCCGTCGCACTCCCCGACCTCGTCCGAGGGGGTACGTCCTTCCGTGGTGACCAGCTCAAAGCGCCGCATGCCCGACAGGCGCACCTATGTTCTCGACACCAGCGTCCTGCTGGCCGACCCCAACGCCATGACGCGCTTCGACGAGCACGAAGTCGTGCTGCCGATCGTCGTCGTCACGGAGCTGGAGGCCAAAAGGCACCACCCGGAGCTCGGTTACTTCGCCCGGCAGGCCATGCGCCTGCTGGACGACTTCCGCGTCCGGTACGGCAGGCTCGACGCCCCGATCCCCCTCGGGGACCTGGGCGGCACGCTCCGTGTCGAACTCAACCACTCCGACCCCGGCGTTCTGCCCGCCGGCTACCGGCTGGGGGACAACGACTCACGGATTCTCGCGGTGGCGCGCAACCTCCAGGCCGAGGGGTACGACGTCACGGTCGTCTCCAAGGACCTTCCGCTGCGCATCAAGGCGTCCTCGGTCGGGCTGCTCGCCGAGGAGTACCGCGCCGAACTCGCCATCACCGACTCGGGTCACACCGGGATGGCGGAACTCCCGCTCTCCGGCGAGCAGGTGGACCTGCTGTTCTCGGAGGAGACGCTGTACGTCCCCGAGGCGGCCGAACTCCCCGTGCACACGGGGCTCGTGCTCCAGTCGGAGCGGGGCAAGGCGCTCGGGAGGGTCACCGCGCAGGGCAACGTCCGGCTGGTGCGCGGGGACCGGGAGGCGTTCGGCATCCACGGCCGCAGCGCCGAACAGCGGATCGCGCTCGACCTGCTGCTCGACCCGGAGGTCGGCATCGTCTCGCTCGGCGGCCGGGCCGGCACCGGCAAGTCGGCGCTGGCGCTCTGCGCGGGCCTGGAGGCCGTCCTGGAGCGCCGCCAGCACCAGAAGGTGATGGTCTTCCGGCCGCTGTACGCGGTCGGCGGGCAGGAGCTGGGCTATCTCCCGGGCAGCGAGGCCGAGAAGATGAGCCCCTGGGCGCAGGCCGTCTTCGACACGCTCTCGGCGGTGGCCGGGCGCGAGGTGATCGAGGAGGTGCTGGGGCGCGGGATGCTGGAGGTCCTGCCGCTCACCCACATCCGGGGCCGCTCGCTGCACGACGCGTTCGTGATCGTCGACGAGGCGCAGTCACTCGAACGCAATGTCCTGCTGACCGTTCTGTCCCGTATCGGGGCGAATTCGCGCGTGGTGCTCACCCATGACGTGGCCCAGCGGGACAACCTCAGGGTCGGCCGGTACGACGGAGTGGTCGCCGTCGTCGAGAAGCTGAAGGGTCATCCGCTCTTCGCCCACGTGACGCTCACCCGCTCCGAGCGTTCACAAATCGCCGCGCTGGTGACCGAAATGCTCGAAGAAGGATAAAAATACGACAGATTCGGCGATCTGTCCTGCATGTCCATGAAGCCGCCCGGCGAGCGAAGAAGCTTAGCCGGGCGGCTTCATGTCGCGCCGTCATTTCCGTCAAACGGGTGGCATAAGCAGCGTGTGAGCTTTCCCACGCAACAGAGAATTGCTTCTCGGCGTCCCTCTCCGGCAGAGTCTTGCTTCCGTCAGGCCCCGCATACGGAAACCGGGCACCTTCCGAGGCGCTCCGCACCACACAACTCAACAACCGATCTCCGTATGCCGCCCGCGAGCACCACGCGGCACTTCCGCGAGGAAGTTGCCCACCGGGCCCGTGTCTCCCGTGACCCAAGCAGTAGGGAGGCCAGTGTCAGAGGGCACGATCGCGCCCGCGAGGTCACCTAAGCGGGCGATGCTGGAAGGACACCGTGTGAGCCGGATCTCGGTCCGGGGGTTCGCAGTGGCATCAGCCACCGCGGTCACCACCGTTGGCGCCGTCGTAGGCGTTGCTTCGGGCAGCACTCCCGCTGTCGACGACAACAACTTCGAGGCCACCGCAGCCGACACCACGCTGCTCGCAGACATTCCCGTGGGCCACCAGGCCCAGGTTCAGACCGCTTCGCTGACGCAGCAGGCCGACGCCCAGGCGTCCGCCGCCGACGCCGCCGCGAAGAAGTCGGCCGAGGAGTCCGCCCGACTCCAGGCCGCCAAGGACGCCAAGGTCAAGAAGCAGGCGGCCGAGGACCAGGCGGAGCGCGAGAAGGAAGCCCAGGAGGCCAAGGACGCCGCCGAGCGTGCCAGCCGTTCGGCCGTGCGCGACGCCTCGTCGTTCGCCGCCCAGGGCTCGTACTCCGTCGCCGAGGTCCAGGCGATGGCGCGGCAGATGATGCCTGCCGACCAGTTCCAGTGCTTCAGCAACATCGTGAACCACGAGTCCACCTGGAACTACCGCGCGGTCAACGCCTCCTCCGGCGCGTACGGCCTGGTCCAGGCGCTCCCGGGCTCCAAGATGGCTTCCGCCGGTGCCGACTGGCAGACCAACCCGGCCACCCAGATCAAGTGGGGCCTCAGCTACATGAACGCCAGCTACAAGAGCCCCTGCGGCGCCTGGTCGTTCTGGCAGGCCAACCACTGGTACTAGGACCCCGGGCCTGAAGACCAGGCCGGGCCGGTTCACCGCCCGAACTCCTCGATGCCCCGCACCGTTCAACGGTGCGGGGCATCGTGCGTGGTGCGACGCGACACCCATGTACGGTCGCATTCCGGCCGTTCGGGGGTAGATGGTCGTTGCACACCCACGGGGGAGAGGGACCACGCATGTCGAAACTGCCCGGTTGGCTCGGTCGTGTCGGGGCCGAACTGACGGACCTGGCGGCCCGCCTGGAGGAACGGCGGGAGCAAGCCGAGGGCGAGGAGGCGGAGTCCGGGCACGCCCACGCCCACTTCCCGCACGTCCACGCGCACTCCGGCCACCACCACGCGCACTCAGCTCATCGGCACGGGGCCGACCCGGCCGCGAAGAGCGACCCCGAATCGGCGGCGCAGGTGCCCGCGCCGCCCGCCTACGCCCCCGCTGTCGCCGCCCGGCCCGACCCGGTCACCTCCATCCCCTGGGGCATGCGGGTGGCCGCGGAGGCCGGCTGGCGGCTGCTCGTGCTCGCGGGCACCCTCTGGGTGCTGATGCGGGTCATCAGCGCCGTCCAGCTCGTCGTGCTCGCCTTCGTGGCCGCCCTGCTCGTCACGGCGCTGCTCCAGCCGACCGTGGTGCGCCTCAAGCGGTACGGGCTGCCGCGCGGTCTGGCCACGGCGGTCACCGCCGTCCTCGGCTTCGTCATCATGGGGCTGGTCGGCTGGTTCGTCGTCTGGCAGGTGATGGACAACCTCGACACACTCTCCGACAAGGTCCGTGACGGCATCGACGAGCTGAAGCGCTGGCTGCTGGACAGCCCCTTCCACGTCACCGAGTCGCAGATCAACGACATCGCCAAGAACCTCAGCGACACCATCGGCACCAACACCGAGGAGATCACCTCCGCGGGCCTCCAGGGCGTCACGGTGATGGTCGAGGTCCTCACCGGGATACTGCTGGCGATGTTCTCGACGCTCTTCCTGCTGTACGACGGCAAGCGGATCTGGCAGTGGACCCTCAAGCTGGTCCCCGCCCAGGCACGTCCGGGCGTCGCGGGCGCGGGGCCGCGCGCCTGGCGCACCCTCACCGCCTACGTGCGGGGAACCGTGATCGTCGCGATGATCGACGCCATCTTCATCGGGCTCGGGATCTGGTTCCTCGACGTGCCGATGGCGGTGCCGCTCGCCGTGTTCATCTTCCTCTTCGCGTTCATCCCGCTGGTCGGCGCCGTGGTGTCCGGGGCGCTGGCGGTGGTCGTCGCGCTCGTCACCGAGGGGGTGTTCACCGCCCTCATGGTGCTGATCGTGGTGCTGGCGGTCCAGCAGATCGAGGGGCACATCCTCCAGCCGTTCATCCTCGGCCGGGCGGTGCGGGTCCACCCGCTCGCCGTGGTGCTCTCCGTCGCGGCCGGCGGGATGGTCGCGGGCATCGGCGGCGCGGTGGTCGCCGTACCGCTGGTCGCCGTCACCAACACGGTGGTCGGCTACCTGCGGTCGTACAGCCGGCAGGAGGCCCAGCGGCACGCCCCGCAGCCGCACGGCGCCTCCGCGCTCCACGTGGCACCCACCCCCGCCCCCGGCACCCCGCCCGAGGACCGGTACGACGAGTCGTACCCGGGAGACGAGGACGGGCCGGGCGGGACGGGGACGAGCGGTACGAGGACGAGCGGTACGGCCGCGGGCGAGGCGCCCACCGGGAGCCGGGAGGACGCGGCGGAGGAAGCCGGGACCGCCCGGGAGCAGGGGAAGCCGGAGAAGCCGGAAGACACCCCGTAGGCACCGCACGCGAAAAGCACGAAAAGAAGGACCCCGCGGACGGTCGGTCGTCCACGGGGTCCTTCTCGTACAAGGTACCGCTGTCCTATTCGGCGAGCACGGCCTCGGCTTCGAGGGTGACGCCGACGGCCTGGATCACCGAAGCGATCTTCACGGCTTCCTGAATGGTCTCACGGTCCACGCCGGCCTGGCGGAGCACCTGCTCGTGGGAGTCCAGGCACTGGCCGCAGCCGTTGATCGCGGAGACGGCGAGCGACCACAGCTCGAAGTCGACCTTCTCCACGCCCGGCTTGCCGATGACGTTCATCCGCAGACCCGCGCGGAGGTTGTTGTACTCCGGGTCCGACAGCAGGTGCCGGGTCCGGTAGAACACGTTGTTCATCGCCATGATGGCGGCGGCCGACTTCGCGGCGGTGTACGCCTCCGCGGAGAGGTTGGCCTTGGCCTCAGGCTCCAGCTCGCGCAGGACCTTCGGCGAACGCGAGGCGATCGCGCAGGCGAGCACGGTGCCCCAGAGCTGCTGCTGCGGCAGCTCGCTGTTGCCGATGACCGAACCGAGGTTCAGCTTCAGGTCCTTCGCGAAGTCCGGTATGGCGGACTTGAGTTCGTCGAGTGCCATGGTGGTATCAGCTCACTCGCCGGAGAGGAGGGCGACCGGGTCCAGGGTGTTCTCGCCCTTGGTCCAGTTGCACGGGCACAGCTCGTCGGTCTGCAGGGCGTCGAGGACCCGCAGGACCTCCTTGGGGTTACGGCCCACGGAACCGGCGGTCACCATCGTGAACTGGATCTCGTTGTTCTGGTCGACGATGAAGACGGCGCGCTGCGCGAAGCCGTCCTCGCCCTCGATGCCGAGGTCACGCATGAGCTCGTGCTTCGAGTCGGCCATCATCGGGAAGGGCAGGTCGGTCAGGTCCGGGTGGTCCTTGCGCCAGGCGTGGTGCACGAACTCGGAGTCGCCGGAGAAGCCGAGGATCTGCGCGTCACGGTCGGCGAACTCTTCGTTCAGCTTGCCGAAGGCGGCGATCTCGGTCGGGCACACGAAGGTGAAGTCCTTGGGCCACGCGAAGACGATCTTCCACTGCCCCTCGTAGGTCTTGTGGTTGATCTGAGCGAACTCCTTGCCGCTCTCCAGCGACACGCAGGCGGTCAGGTCGAACTCGGGGAACTTGTCACCAACAGTGAGCACACGATCTCCTAGCAGGTCAGGAATTCCCCTTTTGGGGGCCTTCCTGGAGGGTTGGACTGGCTCCACCTTGGCACAGAGTGCATTGATCACGGAAATAGCTACACTCGGTTCCGATGATCGGAGGTACCTATCAGTGGCTCAGGCAATCCAGGGCAACAGGACCAAACAACCCAGCCTCTCCCAGCTGCGCGCCTTCGTGGCGGTCGCGGAACACCTGCACTTCCGGGACGCGGCGGCGGCGATCGGGATGAGCCAGCCCGCCCTCTCCGGGGCCGTCTCCTCGCTGGAGGAGGCACTCGGTGTCCAGCTCATCGAGCGGACGACCCGCAAGGTGCTGCTCTCGACGGCGGGCGAACGCCTCGCGCTCCGCGCCGGAGCCGTCATGGACGCGGTCGGCGCGCTCATCGAGGAGGCCGAAGCGGTACGGGCGCCGTTCACCGGCACGCTGCGGCTCGGGGTGATTCCGACCGTCGCCCCGTACCTGCTGCCCACCGTGCTGCGGCTGATCCACGACCGGTACCCCGATCTCGACCCCCAGGTGCACGAGGAACAGACCTCCTCGCTGCTGGAGGGGCTCACCGCCGGACGGCTCGACCTGCTGCTGCTCGCCGTGCCGCTCGGCCACCCCGGCGTCACCGAGCTGCCGCTCTTCGACGAGGACTTCGTGCTGGTCACCGAGCGCGCCCACCGGCTCGGCGGCCGCTCGGACATCCCCCGCGAGGAACTGCGCGACCTGCCGCTGCTGCTGCTCGACGAGGGCCACTGCCTGCGCGACCAGGCGCTGGACGTATGCCGGGAGGCCGGACGCACGGACGGGACGCCGGTGACGACGACCGCCGCCGGGCTCTCCACCCTCGTGCAACTCGTCGCCGGCGGCCTCGGTGTCACGCTGCTGCCCCGCACCGCCGTGACCGTGGAGACCGGTCGCGACCCGGCACTGGCCACCGCGTGCTTCGCCGAACCCGCCCCCTCGCGACGGATCGCGCTGGCGATGCGCACCGGGACCGCCCGCCACGAGGAGTTCGGCCAGTTCGCCGAGGCCCTGCGCGAGGCGATGGCCGGGCTGCCGGTACGGATGACGGCCGCCGGGGAGAACTGACCCCGGCGGCCGCCGCCCGCCGCGAGAGCGGCTCCCGCTACTCCGTCCGCAGCCCGTCCGGCCGCATCAGGCGCCAGAGCACCGGCAGCGAGAGCAGCGTCACCAGCAGGATCACGCTCGCGCCCGCGCCGGCCATGGGCAGGAACAGCCACCAGTCCGAGACCGGTTTGGCGGTCATCCAGGACAGCCCCCAGCCCAGCGCCAGCCCGCCCGCGACCGCGACCACCAGGCCCACGCCCACCGGGATCGCCGTCTGCCAGAGCACCGACCAGCCCAGCGTCGAGCGCCGGGTCCCGAAGGCCACCAGGACCGACAGCAGCCTGCGCCGCTCCCGGAGCTGCTCCAGTTGCTGCACCAGCATCGAGGCGGCCATCAGCAGCAGGACCGCGGTTCCGCCGACCTTGAGGGCGGTCTGGATGCTCGCGTACCGGCCGTCCCGCTCGGTCGAGTTCAGGGCGACGACCCGCATCGAGGGATCGATCACGGCCGCCGCGTTCCGTACGAACTCCGAGACGTCCGGCACGCTCTCGTCGATCTTCACCTGGAGGACCATCGTCGCGCTCGGCAGGGTGGCCGGATCGATCGCGCCGAGCGTGGCGAGGATGCCCGTGGTCTCCTCGCCGTGGGGGTCGTGGCGCCCGACGACGGTCCGCGCCGACGCCGGAAGAGTCCAGCGGACCGGTCCGTCGGCGGTCCCGTAGTCGTCGATCTCGACCTGCTCGCCCTTGCGGGCGGCCTTGTCGACCCAGTCGGACATCTCCTGGTCGTGGGCGGGGTGGGCGACGAAGGTGTCGCCGTCCGCGCAGTCGCCGATGCGGGCCAGTTCCTTCAGCGTCGCGCAGTCGCCGACGGTGATCGAGGTGGTGGGCTGGACCTCGTCCTCGGTGTACGTGCCCGGCTTGGTCGCGAACACGTCCACCGTGCCGATGACCTTCTCCACGCCCCGGGTGGACCGGAGCGACTCGATCGCGCCGGTGGCGCCCTCGCCGGAGACGTTCTGGGAGGCCATGTAGAACTGGGCCCGGGTGGGGTCCTGGCCGGTCATCCGGTTGAAGTCGGTGTTCATCGAGGCGAACAGCATCTGGAGCGCCACCGCGCCCGCCACCGCCACCGTGATCCCGCTGACCGTCCGCGCCGCCGCCCCCGAGCTCAGCTGGAGCCGGCGCCCGGCCAGCTGCCAGGGCACCGGGCCGCCGCGCAGCCTGCTCACGCACGCCTCCAGCGCCCAGGGCAGCAGCAGCGCCAGTCCGCCCAGGACGAGCACCGCGCCGATCACGACGGGGGCCGCCTCGGCCGTGCCGTCGTCGGGCGCCCTGCCCTGTGCGGCGAAGACACCGAGCCCGGCCAGCGGCACCACCAGCCGCCACCAGAGCCGCCGCTTCCGGCCGCCCGCGTCCCGTACGACACCCAGCGGCTCCACCACCACGGACCGCATGGCGACCAGGGTCACCAGCACCGCGCAGACCGGGACGGCGCACAGGACCAGCGCGACCAGGGGAGCGGAAGGGGCGAGGTCGGCGGGGAAGACGCTCTGATCCCAGACCGAGAGGGAGCCGACGAACGGCCGCCCGGCCACGAAGAGGGCCACCCCGCAGACCAGCCCGAGGAGCGCGCCGAACAGTGCCTCTCCCGCCGCGATCCAGCGGACCGAGCGGATGTCCGCGCCCACCAGACGCAGCGCGGCGAGTCGGCGGTCCCGGCGGTCCCCTCCGAACCGGACAGCGGTGGCGATGAAGATGGCCACCGGCATCAGGAGCACCACGCCGACCATCACGCCGAGCACGAGGAGCAGCGGGCTGAGCGGAGGGACGGGCAGTCCGCCGCCGTAACTGTTCAGCCGGTGGCCGCCGTTCGCCCGGTCGAGAGTGGAACTGCCCAGGTAGAAAAGGCGTTCGCCGGGGGAGACCAGCCCCGCGTCGGAGATAGTGCCGTCGACGGGGTACGGCAGACGCTCGCGCAGCAGGCGTCCGTCCGGGGCGTCCAGCATCTCGGCGAGGGCGGGCGAGACGTACATCCGCCCGGCGGCGGGGACGCGCGGCAGGCCCGGTGGCAGCACCGGGTGCGAGCCCTCGGCGCGCATCAGCACGCCCTGGACCGCGCGGTTGCGGAACTCGGTGTCGATCCGTGTGACGAGGACCGTGCGGTCCGTCTTCTCGTTGGTGTCGGGCGCGAGGGAGGACAGGCTCTCCGAGCGGGCCTCGCTGCGATCGTCGCGCGTCTCCAGCAGGTGCGGGACGGCGGAGGCGACGAGCAGCACCAGCACGCCGATGCCCACGCCGACGGCGGTGAGCAGCGTCCGCGTCCAGCCCTCCCGGCCGCCCGCCGCGGCGAACCGGACGCCGAGCCCGAGGTCCCGGAGCCGGGCAGGAGTACGTGTGCGGGGGGCGGCGACGGGCGCACCCCGGGGGCCGGGCTCGGTCACAGGGCGTACTCCAGGTCGGTGGCCCGGCCGTCCCGGACGGTCACGTCACGGTCGGAGTAGGCGGCGACCCGCGCCTCGTGGGTCACCAGCACCACGGCGGTACCGGCGGAGCGGGCGGCCTCGGTGAGCAGCTCCATGACCCGCTCGCCGTTGAGGGAGTCCAGCGCCCCGGTCGGTTCGTCGGCGAAGAGCACCTTGGGGGAGGAGGCCAGGGCCCGGGCCACGGCGACGCGCTGCCCCTGGCCGCCGGAGACCTCGCCGGGGCGATTTCCGGCCACGTTTTCGACCTCCAGCCGCTCCATCCAGTGCAGCGCGGTCCGCTCCGCGTCCTTGCGGCGGACGCCGCTCAGCCGCAGCGGGAGCGCCACGTTCTCCACACAGGTCAGCTCGGGGACGAGCTGGCCGAACTGGAAGACGAACCCGAACTCGGTGCGGCGCAGGGCGCTGCGTTCCGCGTCGGACATCGTGGAGAGCTCGCGGCCCGCGTACTCGACCGAGCCGGAGTCGGGCGTGATGATCCCGGCGAGGCAGTGCAGCAGCGTGGACTTGCCGGAGCCGGAGGGGCCCATCACCGCGACGACCTCGCCGGGGCGGACGGAGAAGGACGCGCCGTCGAGCGCGGGCGTCGTGCCGTACGTCTTCCGCAGGTCGCGGGCGGCGAGCAGGGGGCCGGCGGGGCCTATGAGGCCGGTGGTGTTCAGCGGGCCGGTGGTGTTCAGCGGGCCAGTGGTGTTCAGAGGGCCAGTGGTGTTCAGAGGGCCATGGGTGCTCATGGGGCGATCACCTCGGCGAGCTTGTCGAGCCGGGCGGCGGTCAGTTCCAGCCACCGCAGATCGGCTTCCAGGTGGAAGAGCGCGTGGTCGCAGATGAGCTGGTCGGCGAGGTCCCCGCCGCGCTTGCGCTCCGTCAGCGTCCGCATCAGCCGCAGGTGCTCGACGCGCTGCGCGTCCAGCACCCCGGCGGCGCCGCGGCCGGTCAGGATCGCCAGCACCACCTTGGTGTACAGCGTCGACTGGAGGTACGGCTCCGGCTTCTCGGGCTGGGCGAGCCAGGCCGAGACGTCCGTGATCCCGGCGTCCGTGATGGCGTACCGCTTGCGCTCGGGACCTCCGTCACTCTCCACGCCGTCGACCTCGACGAGCCCGTTCTTCAGCAGCCGGGACATGGTCGAGTAGACCTGCCCGTAGTGCAGCGGGCGGTCGTGGCCGAACTTCTCGTCGAAGGTGCGCTTCAGGTCGTAACCGTGGCGGGGGCCGGACTCCAGGAGTCCGAGCAGGGTGTGACCGAT includes the following:
- a CDS encoding ABC transporter ATP-binding protein produces the protein MGPAGPLLAARDLRKTYGTTPALDGASFSVRPGEVVAVMGPSGSGKSTLLHCLAGIITPDSGSVEYAGRELSTMSDAERSALRRTEFGFVFQFGQLVPELTCVENVALPLRLSGVRRKDAERTALHWMERLEVENVAGNRPGEVSGGQGQRVAVARALASSPKVLFADEPTGALDSLNGERVMELLTEAARSAGTAVVLVTHEARVAAYSDRDVTVRDGRATDLEYAL
- a CDS encoding PadR family transcriptional regulator, translated to MSIGHTLLGLLESGPRHGYDLKRTFDEKFGHDRPLHYGQVYSTMSRLLKNGLVEVDGVESDGGPERKRYAITDAGITDVSAWLAQPEKPEPYLQSTLYTKVVLAILTGRGAAGVLDAQRVEHLRLMRTLTERKRGGDLADQLICDHALFHLEADLRWLELTAARLDKLAEVIAP